In the Egibacteraceae bacterium genome, GGTCCTTGTCGTGCAGATTCCTGACCTTGCCCCACAGTTTGACGTCACCGTCGCCGACGTAGCGATCGACGGTGGCCGTGTGCAGGCAGAAGCGCGGGTCGCGGCTCAGGTCGCGGAACTTGGTGGTGTCGGGCATGCCGACGAGCACCAGTTGACCCTCGAAGACTCGGGGCTCCATGGGGCTGATGCGCGGGTACCCGTCCGAGCGGAGTGTGGCGAGCATGCACAGGTTGGCCGTCGCGGTGTGCCGGCGGACGAAAACCTCAGCGATCCGCGGGGACTCTGCGACGAATCCCTCCCATGTGGCCACGGCCGAGGATGCTACAGGGTGCCCCCGCTCCCCACGTGAGCCGGCCGCGACATCGTCGCGCGCTAGCGGTGGATGGCGGAGTCCCCCCGAGCTCGACGAGCCCTACGACATGACCGGC is a window encoding:
- a CDS encoding pyridoxamine 5'-phosphate oxidase family protein, coding for MATWEGFVAESPRIAEVFVRRHTATANLCMLATLRSDGYPRISPMEPRVFEGQLVLVGMPDTTKFRDLSRDPRFCLHTATVDRYVGDGDVKLWGKVRNLHDKDLHGRFADMVHEEGGPDLRGNELDPFYVADITSASSIEVAGGQLHITIWKPGAGERTVSKS